The following are encoded in a window of Solibacillus sp. FSL R7-0668 genomic DNA:
- a CDS encoding adenine phosphoribosyltransferase: MDLKQYVTTVENWPKEGISFKDITTIMDNGPAYKYATDQIVAYAKEVGAEIIVGPEARGFIIGCPVAYALEIGFAPVRKPGKLPREVISADYGLEYGTDTLTMHKDAVKPGQKVLICDDLLATGGTVEATVRLIEELGGVVVGAAFIIELEELKGREKISKVPIKTLIQY, translated from the coding sequence ATGGATTTAAAACAATATGTAACAACAGTCGAAAACTGGCCTAAAGAAGGAATCAGCTTTAAGGATATTACGACAATTATGGATAATGGTCCAGCTTATAAATATGCGACAGATCAAATCGTTGCTTATGCAAAAGAAGTGGGCGCAGAAATTATCGTCGGTCCTGAAGCGCGCGGTTTCATCATTGGATGCCCGGTAGCATATGCATTAGAAATTGGTTTTGCCCCGGTGCGTAAGCCAGGTAAATTACCACGTGAAGTCATCTCAGCTGATTACGGCTTAGAATATGGAACAGACACATTAACAATGCACAAAGACGCTGTAAAACCAGGTCAAAAAGTATTAATCTGTGACGATTTACTTGCAACGGGCGGAACTGTGGAAGCAACGGTACGCTTAATCGAGGAATTAGGCGGTGTTGTTGTTGGTGCGGCATTCATTATTGAGCTAGAGGAATTAAAGGGCCGCGAAAAAATTAGCAAAGTACCGATTAAAACGTTAATTCAATATTAA
- a CDS encoding manganese catalase family protein, giving the protein MFQRVNRLLIELPQVEYGDANAASAVQELLGGKFGEMSTLNNYMYQSFNFRGKKKLKPFYDLVASITAEEFGHVELVANTINLLHKDSSFSGVPNVAPLQNAKNMRNTQSFIAAAQTSLPVDSMGKPWTGENVFSSGNLVLDLLHNFFLECGARTHKMRVFEMTDHPTAREMIGYLLVRGGVHVVAYAKALEMATGLDVTRMLPIPSLDNHVFDQARKYEERGYGNVLFTWNYVGDYKDIDKIWKGTHPMTNAPLIVEEGTPKGAKIPDLHELPEEFAPGIGPEEYQMIAKRLMWNL; this is encoded by the coding sequence TTGTTTCAACGTGTTAATCGTTTATTAATTGAGTTGCCGCAAGTTGAATATGGCGATGCCAATGCAGCAAGTGCGGTTCAGGAATTGTTAGGTGGCAAATTTGGTGAAATGTCGACACTGAATAATTATATGTATCAATCGTTTAATTTCCGTGGTAAAAAGAAGCTAAAGCCATTTTATGATTTAGTGGCAAGTATTACGGCAGAGGAGTTTGGTCACGTAGAGCTTGTCGCCAATACGATTAATTTACTCCATAAAGATAGCTCATTTTCAGGTGTACCGAATGTGGCGCCATTGCAAAATGCAAAAAACATGCGGAATACACAAAGTTTTATTGCTGCTGCACAAACGTCTTTACCAGTGGATTCGATGGGGAAGCCTTGGACGGGGGAAAATGTGTTTTCTAGTGGGAATTTAGTGCTCGATTTACTGCATAACTTTTTCTTAGAATGCGGAGCGCGTACTCATAAAATGCGTGTGTTTGAGATGACCGATCATCCAACTGCGCGGGAAATGATTGGGTATTTACTTGTGCGTGGTGGGGTTCATGTCGTGGCGTATGCCAAAGCGCTCGAAATGGCGACAGGACTCGATGTCACGAGAATGCTACCAATCCCAAGCCTTGATAATCATGTGTTTGATCAGGCGAGGAAATATGAAGAGCGCGGTTATGGCAATGTGCTGTTTACGTGGAATTATGTGGGGGATTATAAAGATATTGATAAGATTTGGAAAGGTACGCATCCAATGACGAACGCGCCGCTCATTGTGGAGGAGGGCACACCAAAGGGAGCGAAAATTCCGGATTTACATGAATTACCTGAAGAATTTGCACCGGGCATTGGTCCTGAAGAATATCAAATGATTGCCAAAAGGTTAATGTGGAATTTATAA
- the dtd gene encoding D-aminoacyl-tRNA deacylase produces MRVVLQRSKQASVTVDGQVTGAIDKGYVLLVGITHSDTLEDIQYVAKKIADLRIWEDEDGKMNRAIHEVGGAILSVSQFTLYADTRKGKRPSFVEAARPEQAEPLWQAFNKQLTTHGLQVETGVFGAMMDVALINDGPVTIIIESKVKS; encoded by the coding sequence ATGCGAGTAGTATTACAACGTTCAAAGCAAGCGTCCGTTACCGTGGATGGACAAGTTACAGGTGCGATTGATAAAGGCTATGTGTTATTAGTTGGGATCACACATAGCGATACGCTTGAGGATATTCAATATGTTGCCAAAAAAATTGCAGATTTGCGAATTTGGGAAGACGAAGATGGCAAAATGAATCGTGCAATCCATGAGGTAGGTGGCGCGATTTTATCGGTATCACAATTTACGCTCTATGCGGATACACGCAAAGGAAAGCGTCCAAGCTTTGTCGAAGCGGCACGTCCGGAGCAAGCTGAGCCGTTATGGCAAGCATTTAATAAACAGTTGACAACGCACGGGCTACAAGTCGAAACGGGTGTTTTTGGCGCAATGATGGATGTAGCGCTGATCAATGATGGTCCTGTCACGATAATTATAGAATCGAAGGTAAAATCATAA
- a CDS encoding RelA/SpoT family protein — MAKEQIMAPEEVFELVKSYMNDEHVAFVVKAYEVAREAHQEQFRSSGEPYIIHPVQVAGILAELQMDPATVAAGFLHDVVEDTEVTREDLVNEFSEEVAKLVDGVTKLEKIKYMSKEEQQAENHRKMVVAMAQDIRVILIKLADRLHNMRTLKHLPAEKQRRISQETLEIFAPLAHRLGISKVKWELEDTALRYLNPQQYYRIVSLMKKKRDEREAYLDNVMDEINSQLEEVEIEADVYGRPKHLYSIYRKMVLQKKQFNEIYDLLAVRILVDSIKDCYAVIGIIHTLWKPMPGRFKDYIAMPKQNLYQSLHTTVIGPYGDPLEVQIRTKEMHKIAEFGIAAHWAYKEGRTVEQNVENIDQKLTWFREILEFQNESSNAAEFMESLKFDLFSDMVYVFSPKGDVIELPAGSVPIDFAYRVHSEVGNKTIGAKVNGKMVPLDTPLKTGDIIEVLTSKQSFGPSRDWIKIAQSSQAKNKIKQFFKKHVREESVVKGKELVDKEIKAQEFDAKVVLTSENIKRVIEKFNYTHEDDLYAAVGVGGITAQQIVNRLAEKMRKEREQEEALEKIVKNMNSSAPKKRTESGVIVKGIDNLLIRLSRCCTPVPGDEIVGFITKGRGVSVHRADCPNIQEDSNVERLIEVEWENAATQMRKEYPVDIEISAFDRPGVLNDVMHAVSEAKTNILAVTGRADREKIATIHLTIAISNISGLHKVVEKIKQLPDIYSVQRVIN; from the coding sequence ATGGCGAAAGAACAAATAATGGCGCCCGAAGAGGTTTTCGAGCTCGTCAAATCTTATATGAATGATGAACATGTTGCCTTTGTTGTAAAAGCGTATGAGGTAGCAAGGGAAGCGCATCAAGAGCAATTCCGTAGTTCTGGAGAACCATACATCATTCACCCTGTACAAGTAGCTGGCATTTTAGCAGAATTGCAAATGGACCCAGCAACAGTCGCAGCAGGCTTTTTACATGATGTAGTAGAAGATACAGAAGTAACTCGTGAAGACTTAGTGAACGAGTTTAGTGAAGAAGTAGCAAAATTAGTTGATGGCGTAACAAAGCTTGAAAAAATTAAATATATGTCAAAAGAAGAACAACAAGCAGAAAATCACCGAAAAATGGTTGTCGCAATGGCACAGGATATTCGCGTTATCTTAATTAAATTAGCGGACCGTCTGCACAATATGCGTACGTTAAAGCATTTACCGGCAGAAAAGCAACGTCGCATTTCTCAAGAAACGTTGGAAATCTTTGCACCATTGGCACATCGCTTAGGAATTTCGAAGGTGAAATGGGAGCTTGAGGATACAGCGCTACGTTATTTAAATCCGCAGCAATATTACCGTATTGTTAGTCTAATGAAGAAAAAACGTGATGAACGTGAAGCTTATTTAGACAATGTGATGGATGAAATCAACTCCCAATTAGAAGAAGTTGAGATCGAAGCCGATGTGTATGGCCGTCCAAAGCATTTATATAGCATTTACCGTAAAATGGTGTTGCAAAAGAAGCAGTTCAATGAAATTTATGATTTACTGGCGGTACGTATTCTAGTAGATAGCATTAAAGACTGTTACGCGGTTATCGGAATTATCCATACATTATGGAAGCCGATGCCTGGTCGTTTTAAAGATTATATTGCGATGCCGAAGCAAAACTTATATCAGTCATTGCATACAACGGTTATCGGACCCTATGGCGATCCACTTGAAGTGCAAATCCGCACAAAAGAGATGCATAAAATTGCCGAATTCGGTATCGCCGCGCACTGGGCTTATAAAGAAGGAAGAACAGTGGAGCAAAATGTCGAAAATATTGACCAAAAATTAACATGGTTCCGCGAAATTTTAGAATTCCAAAACGAATCCTCGAACGCTGCGGAGTTTATGGAGTCTTTAAAATTTGATTTATTTTCTGATATGGTCTACGTATTCTCGCCAAAAGGGGACGTCATTGAGTTACCAGCGGGTTCTGTCCCAATCGACTTTGCGTACCGTGTCCATTCAGAAGTGGGCAATAAAACGATTGGCGCCAAAGTAAATGGTAAAATGGTACCACTTGATACACCACTGAAAACAGGTGATATCATTGAAGTGCTAACATCCAAACAATCATTCGGACCGAGTCGAGATTGGATAAAAATTGCACAAAGCTCACAGGCGAAAAATAAAATAAAGCAGTTCTTTAAAAAGCATGTACGTGAAGAAAGCGTTGTGAAGGGGAAAGAACTTGTTGATAAAGAAATAAAAGCACAAGAGTTTGACGCTAAAGTGGTATTAACATCAGAGAATATTAAGCGTGTTATTGAGAAATTCAATTACACACATGAAGATGATTTATATGCAGCGGTAGGGGTAGGCGGTATTACGGCACAGCAAATTGTCAATCGCCTTGCTGAAAAAATGCGTAAAGAGCGTGAACAGGAAGAAGCGCTTGAAAAAATCGTTAAAAATATGAACAGCAGTGCACCGAAAAAGCGTACGGAGTCGGGTGTCATTGTGAAAGGTATCGATAATTTACTCATTCGTTTATCCCGTTGCTGTACGCCAGTGCCAGGTGATGAAATTGTTGGCTTTATTACAAAAGGTCGTGGTGTATCGGTGCACCGTGCAGATTGTCCGAATATTCAAGAGGACAGCAATGTGGAACGCTTAATTGAAGTAGAATGGGAAAATGCCGCGACTCAAATGCGTAAGGAATACCCAGTAGATATTGAAATATCAGCGTTTGATCGTCCGGGGGTATTAAATGATGTCATGCATGCCGTAAGTGAAGCGAAGACGAATATTTTAGCCGTAACAGGCCGTGCTGACCGCGAGAAAATTGCAACGATTCATTTAACAATTGCAATTTCGAATATTTCGGGACTGCATAAAGTGGTTGAAAAAATTAAGCAACTGCCCGATATTTATTCGGTACAGCGCGTCATTAATTAA
- the hisA gene encoding phosphoribosylformimino-5-aminoimidazole carboxamide ribotide isomerase codes for MQFRPCIDLHDGKVKQIVGSTLGYEDKEVVENFTSAHDSSYYASLFQQNKLTGGHVIMLGPGNEDAAIRALQAYPNGLQIGGGITADNATKYIEAGASHVIVTSYIFHDGILDSERLEKLVQAVGKEKLVLDLSCRKRDDKWFVVTDKWTKFSDFEVNATSIQQIENYCDELLIHAVDVEGKRSGMQEELVRDLAQWTSIPTTYAGGVRSLEDLKKFEKIANGKLHVTIGSALSIFGGDLDFQKVVAYCE; via the coding sequence ATGCAATTTAGACCATGTATTGACTTACATGATGGCAAAGTCAAACAAATCGTCGGCAGCACGCTCGGCTATGAAGACAAAGAAGTTGTCGAAAATTTTACATCAGCGCATGATTCCTCGTATTATGCATCATTATTCCAGCAAAACAAATTGACGGGTGGGCATGTTATTATGCTTGGTCCTGGCAATGAAGATGCGGCCATTCGCGCATTACAAGCCTATCCAAACGGCTTGCAAATTGGCGGCGGCATTACAGCAGACAATGCGACAAAATATATTGAAGCTGGTGCATCCCATGTCATCGTAACCTCTTATATTTTCCATGATGGAATATTAGATAGTGAACGTCTTGAAAAATTAGTACAGGCTGTTGGCAAAGAAAAATTAGTCCTTGATTTAAGCTGTCGCAAACGAGATGATAAATGGTTTGTTGTAACAGACAAATGGACAAAATTTAGTGATTTTGAAGTAAATGCCACGTCCATTCAACAAATCGAAAACTATTGTGATGAATTATTGATCCATGCAGTTGACGTGGAAGGCAAAAGAAGTGGGATGCAGGAGGAGCTTGTTCGCGATTTAGCGCAGTGGACCTCGATTCCAACAACGTATGCAGGTGGTGTCCGTTCGCTTGAGGATCTAAAAAAATTCGAAAAGATTGCTAACGGGAAACTACATGTCACCATCGGCAGTGCTTTATCCATATTTGGTGGCGATTTAGATTTCCAAAAAGTTGTGGCGTATTGTGAATAA
- the recD2 gene encoding SF1B family DNA helicase RecD2 — protein sequence MAENLNLFDLNKNFILGRPIVTIFHNATNMYSIVRVKIQETNIQHEEKEIIIVGYFPKLAEDELYRFTGQMKTHPKYGMQFQIDTFEKEVPTTEQGIVHYLSSDLFTGIGRKTAETIVKKLGLDALTIILEDPSALDVVPRLTAEKKLHIRQTIEENLGLERVMVRLNEWGFGPQLGMKIYQAYREETITLLTENPYRLIEEVDGVGFIRADELGGKLGITGNHPDRIKAGIFHVLTAASLSEGHVYLDAEIVLPQVKSMLEQSQRIEIPYEAISQAAIEMREESKICGEETRLYLPSLYFSEVGIASKINELKEKNKQAQNFSRDEIRKAIGNIEEQYEVTYAPTQAQAIETALNSAVMILTGGPGTGKTTVVRGIVEVYAELHGLSLDPKTYVEKDEPFPIVLAAPTGRAAKRLAESTGLPAMTIHRLLGFNGQEKGEETEREVVGRLIIIDEMSMVDTWLAHQLLKALHEDVQVVFVGDQDQLPPVGPGQVLKDLLGSQQIPIVELTDVYRQAEGSTIIEMAHQIKKGIVPETLTAKTSDRSFIQAAAGQVTSVVTQVVKGAMSKGQAIRDIQVLAPMYRGPAGIDNLNKEIQELVNPNDGTRKELVFGDTIYRIGDKVLQLVNQPENNVFNGDMGEVIAIIRAKETVEKQDLLVVSYDGIEVTYQRPDLNQITLAYCCSIHKSQGSEFQTVIMPVVRGYSKMLRRNLLYTGITRAKNFLILCGEPDVLAKGLATTDDLQRFTTLKARLNPALTTEAEAVVTQEKPIAVSESTQQQAPKQPATEQLGLLNTVDSHKIGETLPTNLTVETAPYIHPLIGMDGISPYDFNE from the coding sequence ATGGCGGAAAATCTCAATTTGTTCGACTTAAATAAAAATTTTATTCTAGGTCGCCCAATCGTAACAATTTTTCATAATGCAACGAATATGTACTCCATTGTTCGTGTCAAAATTCAAGAAACCAATATTCAACATGAAGAAAAAGAAATCATTATTGTTGGCTATTTTCCAAAATTAGCGGAGGATGAGCTCTACCGTTTTACAGGGCAAATGAAAACACATCCAAAATACGGGATGCAATTTCAAATTGATACTTTTGAAAAAGAAGTGCCAACAACAGAGCAAGGGATCGTGCATTATTTATCGAGCGATTTATTTACAGGAATTGGACGCAAAACAGCGGAGACAATTGTTAAAAAGCTTGGCCTTGATGCATTGACGATCATTTTAGAAGATCCATCCGCACTCGATGTGGTACCACGTTTAACGGCAGAAAAAAAATTGCATATTCGCCAAACCATCGAAGAAAACCTTGGCTTAGAGCGCGTCATGGTACGTCTGAATGAGTGGGGATTTGGTCCACAGCTGGGGATGAAAATTTACCAAGCGTATCGTGAGGAAACGATTACGCTCTTAACCGAAAATCCTTACCGTCTTATCGAGGAAGTAGATGGTGTAGGGTTTATTCGCGCGGATGAGCTTGGTGGGAAGCTTGGCATTACAGGGAATCATCCAGACCGAATTAAAGCCGGGATTTTTCATGTGCTAACAGCAGCGTCTTTATCGGAAGGGCATGTCTATTTAGACGCTGAAATCGTGCTGCCTCAAGTAAAGTCGATGCTGGAGCAAAGTCAGCGCATTGAAATTCCGTATGAGGCGATTTCCCAAGCCGCAATTGAAATGCGAGAGGAATCCAAAATTTGCGGTGAAGAAACGCGCCTGTATTTGCCCTCGCTCTATTTTAGTGAGGTAGGAATTGCGAGTAAAATAAATGAGCTAAAAGAAAAAAATAAACAAGCACAAAATTTTTCTCGTGACGAAATCCGAAAAGCAATCGGTAATATCGAGGAGCAGTACGAGGTAACCTACGCACCAACACAAGCACAGGCAATTGAAACGGCGCTTAATTCAGCCGTCATGATTTTAACTGGTGGGCCAGGTACAGGGAAGACAACCGTTGTGCGTGGAATCGTGGAAGTCTATGCCGAATTGCATGGTTTGTCGTTGGATCCGAAAACCTATGTGGAAAAGGACGAGCCATTTCCCATTGTTCTAGCAGCCCCAACTGGACGCGCAGCCAAGCGATTAGCCGAATCAACAGGTCTACCTGCGATGACCATCCACCGGTTACTTGGCTTTAACGGGCAGGAAAAGGGTGAAGAAACCGAACGTGAAGTAGTGGGACGACTCATTATTATTGATGAAATGTCGATGGTCGATACATGGCTAGCACATCAGCTATTAAAAGCATTGCATGAAGATGTACAAGTAGTGTTTGTGGGCGACCAGGACCAGCTCCCTCCTGTAGGACCGGGTCAAGTATTAAAGGACTTGCTAGGTTCACAGCAGATTCCGATCGTCGAATTAACCGATGTTTATCGTCAAGCGGAGGGGTCCACGATTATCGAAATGGCCCATCAAATTAAAAAAGGTATTGTACCTGAAACATTAACGGCGAAAACTTCGGACCGTTCGTTTATTCAAGCCGCAGCAGGCCAAGTAACAAGTGTCGTCACACAAGTTGTGAAGGGGGCCATGTCAAAAGGCCAGGCCATTCGTGATATTCAAGTACTCGCGCCTATGTATCGAGGACCTGCTGGAATTGATAATTTAAATAAAGAAATTCAGGAACTTGTTAATCCAAACGATGGTACCCGAAAAGAACTCGTCTTTGGGGATACGATTTACCGTATTGGCGATAAAGTGCTACAGCTCGTCAATCAGCCTGAAAACAATGTCTTTAATGGAGATATGGGGGAAGTCATTGCCATTATTCGTGCCAAGGAGACGGTAGAAAAACAGGATTTACTTGTCGTTTCCTATGATGGCATTGAAGTAACCTATCAGCGCCCTGATTTAAATCAAATTACACTCGCTTATTGCTGTTCCATTCATAAATCTCAGGGCTCGGAATTCCAGACGGTCATTATGCCAGTGGTGCGTGGCTATTCAAAAATGCTACGACGTAATTTGCTGTACACAGGGATTACACGGGCAAAAAACTTTTTAATCTTATGTGGCGAACCCGATGTCCTTGCAAAAGGATTAGCAACAACCGATGATTTGCAGCGCTTCACAACATTAAAGGCACGTTTAAATCCAGCGTTAACGACAGAGGCTGAAGCGGTGGTGACGCAAGAAAAGCCAATAGCCGTTTCGGAAAGTACGCAGCAGCAAGCACCAAAGCAGCCTGCTACAGAGCAGCTTGGATTATTGAATACAGTAGATTCACATAAAATCGGTGAAACATTGCCAACCAATTTAACGGTGGAAACAGCACCCTACATCCATCCGTTAATTGGCATGGACGGTATTTCACCATATGATTTTAATGAGTAG
- the recJ gene encoding single-stranded-DNA-specific exonuclease RecJ, which translates to MIQSQKLWTIQKPNEELIKQFTSQLKISSITAKILIARGCETVEQAKPLLTINSDDYHDPFLMAGMEEAVARIEQALDSGEKILVYGDYDADGITSTTVLLNVLLDLGSDVDFVIPNRFKHGYGPNEELFRQAHADGVQLIITVDNGISGIEQVKLARELGMDVIITDHHEAGDVLPDANVIVHPRVPEGHYPFGELAGVGVAFKLAHALYGELPEHLFEYVAVGTISDLVPLVGENRYLVQRGLQALQQSHNPWVPALSEASGVSQKDINEETVGFYFGPRLNAIGRLGDAQPGVHFLMSENPIEANDLAKQLNDQNTERKKIVEEIANAAITMIESSPQIKDSLVLVVAGENWNPGVVGIVASRLVEKYYRPTIVLSLNHEKGIAKGSARSIEGFHLYNELAKNRELLPHFGGHPMAAGMTLPLEHVDELRQRLHDQASACLTEEQLIQKLHIDVPITLNEISVEAIEEIRQLAPFGTEFPKPNFAIQNVKVKSMRKIGSAENHLKMELEDAYATLDAIGFGKGYLFDEISYGIDLSLVGDLQINEWQGNKKPQFMIQDVGVKEWQLYDYRGKSQTAHWLAKIPIEQTDFIAFTEQTKQEYTEAIPKEIVLVTAQTDFTTIQRNLVLLDLPENVAILEALLQTAKIERIYAHFYTKNSAYFNGMPTRDHFKWYYGFLKKRPAFNLNQHIQQLSQHIGLNIEVIKFMTKVFFELGFVTIENGLTTVNDHAPKKALSEAPSYKMRSKQIELEQKLLYATYSELKHWFDERLSS; encoded by the coding sequence ATGATTCAGTCACAAAAACTGTGGACAATTCAAAAACCAAATGAAGAACTTATCAAACAATTCACGTCACAGCTAAAGATTTCATCCATTACTGCAAAAATCTTAATTGCACGTGGCTGTGAGACAGTAGAACAAGCGAAACCTTTACTAACAATCAATTCGGATGATTACCATGATCCGTTTTTAATGGCAGGTATGGAAGAGGCTGTCGCACGAATTGAACAGGCTCTAGACAGTGGTGAAAAGATTTTAGTATATGGAGATTATGACGCGGACGGCATAACAAGTACGACCGTTCTGCTAAATGTGCTGCTAGATTTAGGGTCGGATGTCGATTTTGTCATTCCAAATCGATTTAAGCATGGCTATGGACCGAATGAAGAATTATTCCGCCAAGCACATGCAGATGGCGTACAGCTCATAATTACAGTCGATAACGGCATCAGTGGCATCGAGCAAGTAAAATTAGCGCGCGAGCTTGGAATGGATGTCATCATTACCGATCACCATGAAGCAGGAGATGTATTGCCTGATGCCAATGTCATCGTGCATCCGCGTGTACCAGAAGGGCATTATCCGTTTGGAGAGCTTGCAGGTGTAGGAGTGGCCTTTAAATTAGCGCATGCTTTATATGGGGAGCTACCTGAACATTTATTTGAATATGTGGCAGTGGGCACAATTTCAGATTTAGTACCACTCGTTGGCGAAAACCGCTATCTTGTTCAGCGTGGGTTACAGGCATTACAACAGTCGCACAATCCTTGGGTTCCTGCCCTTTCTGAGGCATCTGGAGTAAGCCAAAAGGATATTAATGAAGAAACAGTCGGCTTTTATTTTGGACCACGCTTAAATGCAATTGGTCGATTAGGTGACGCACAGCCAGGGGTTCATTTTTTAATGAGCGAAAATCCAATAGAGGCAAACGATTTAGCCAAACAGTTAAATGACCAAAATACCGAGCGTAAAAAAATCGTTGAGGAAATTGCGAATGCAGCGATAACAATGATAGAAAGCTCACCGCAAATAAAGGACTCCCTTGTGTTAGTAGTTGCGGGAGAAAACTGGAACCCTGGTGTTGTAGGGATTGTTGCATCTCGTTTAGTGGAGAAATATTATCGCCCAACGATTGTGCTCTCTTTGAACCATGAAAAAGGCATTGCCAAGGGGTCTGCGCGTAGTATTGAAGGCTTCCATTTGTATAATGAATTAGCCAAAAACCGTGAACTATTACCGCATTTCGGTGGGCATCCAATGGCAGCTGGGATGACGTTACCATTGGAACATGTTGATGAGTTACGTCAGCGTCTGCATGACCAAGCAAGTGCCTGTTTAACCGAAGAACAGCTCATTCAAAAGCTACATATTGATGTGCCGATTACCTTAAACGAAATTTCAGTGGAAGCGATTGAAGAAATTCGTCAATTAGCGCCATTTGGGACAGAGTTTCCGAAACCAAACTTCGCAATTCAAAATGTTAAAGTCAAATCGATGCGTAAAATTGGTTCAGCAGAAAATCATTTAAAAATGGAGCTAGAAGATGCCTACGCGACACTCGATGCTATTGGCTTTGGCAAAGGCTATTTATTCGATGAAATTTCGTATGGCATTGATTTATCGCTCGTTGGTGATTTGCAAATTAATGAGTGGCAAGGGAATAAAAAGCCGCAATTTATGATTCAAGATGTTGGGGTCAAGGAATGGCAGCTGTATGATTACCGTGGAAAAAGCCAAACAGCGCATTGGCTTGCTAAAATACCGATTGAGCAAACGGACTTTATCGCCTTTACAGAGCAAACAAAACAAGAATATACAGAGGCGATTCCGAAAGAGATTGTCCTTGTAACAGCACAAACGGATTTCACTACTATACAGCGTAATCTCGTACTACTTGATTTGCCTGAAAATGTAGCCATTTTGGAGGCATTATTACAAACTGCAAAGATTGAACGAATTTATGCACATTTTTATACAAAAAACTCGGCCTACTTTAATGGGATGCCTACACGCGATCATTTTAAATGGTACTACGGTTTCTTAAAAAAACGTCCTGCCTTTAATCTGAATCAGCATATTCAACAATTATCGCAACATATCGGACTCAATATCGAAGTAATTAAGTTTATGACAAAAGTGTTTTTTGAGCTAGGATTTGTTACAATAGAGAATGGTTTGACGACTGTTAATGATCATGCGCCGAAGAAAGCATTATCAGAGGCACCGTCATATAAAATGCGTTCAAAACAAATTGAGCTGGAGCAAAAACTTTTATATGCTACATATAGTGAGCTAAAGCATTGGTTTGACGAACGATTGAGTTCTTGA
- a CDS encoding LapA family protein, producing the protein MMKMQWTFVVGLLFALIIAIFATVNVERVPVDYVFGEAYWPLILVILSSVLVGFIISFCFSAFRMFNSEHKIKMIRKELDNARTIINEKDSELLRLKEQLSERSVSAIVEEESSEVSKRINAQ; encoded by the coding sequence ATGATGAAAATGCAATGGACATTTGTTGTAGGGCTGCTATTTGCACTTATTATTGCCATTTTTGCAACGGTAAATGTTGAAAGGGTTCCGGTTGATTATGTATTCGGTGAAGCATATTGGCCATTAATTCTAGTCATTTTAAGCTCGGTTTTGGTTGGATTTATTATTAGCTTTTGCTTTTCGGCTTTCCGAATGTTTAACAGTGAGCACAAAATCAAAATGATACGAAAAGAATTGGACAATGCCCGAACAATTATTAATGAAAAGGATAGCGAACTTCTACGTTTAAAAGAACAATTGAGTGAGCGCAGTGTTTCGGCAATTGTTGAGGAGGAGTCTTCAGAGGTTTCGAAAAGAATCAATGCTCAATAA
- a CDS encoding YuzF family protein: MNNYSNAYWLEAIQHYLGQMVAVQQTGNHVQQGVLAAVCPDYIILDVCRTPFYIRIDQIVWITPFVNHKD, translated from the coding sequence ATGAATAATTATTCAAATGCCTATTGGTTGGAAGCCATTCAGCATTATTTAGGGCAAATGGTCGCTGTACAGCAAACGGGTAATCATGTACAGCAAGGTGTTTTAGCAGCAGTTTGCCCAGATTATATTATACTAGATGTATGCCGTACCCCTTTTTACATTCGCATTGATCAAATTGTGTGGATTACGCCGTTTGTAAATCACAAAGACTAA